One Qiania dongpingensis genomic window carries:
- a CDS encoding MarR family winged helix-turn-helix transcriptional regulator, giving the protein MNQNTEILLSVRRMIKLYELCLKNVCEAYHLTQIEVNIISFLHNNPEKDTAGDISEIRMLPKGNVSQGVEALIQKSLLYRTPDKRDRRYIHLSLTSEALPLIMELEKARKQFLEQIFDGFSPEECRQYMTLNERIINNTIIGLERKQQ; this is encoded by the coding sequence ATGAATCAAAACACAGAAATACTATTATCCGTCCGGAGGATGATCAAATTATATGAGCTTTGTCTCAAGAACGTCTGTGAGGCGTATCATCTCACGCAGATTGAGGTCAATATCATCAGTTTTCTTCACAACAATCCTGAAAAAGATACGGCAGGAGATATTTCAGAAATACGAATGCTGCCAAAAGGAAATGTCTCTCAGGGTGTGGAGGCCCTCATCCAGAAGTCACTTCTCTATCGGACACCGGATAAAAGGGACCGGCGTTATATCCATCTTTCTCTGACTTCGGAAGCCTTACCTCTAATAATGGAGCTGGAAAAAGCCAGGAAGCAGTTTCTGGAACAGATATTTGACGGATTTTCTCCGGAAGAATGCCGACAGTATATGACACTAAATGAAAGAATCATAAATAATACAATCATTGGTTTGGAAAGGAAGCAGCAGTAA
- a CDS encoding VanW family protein: MKITDKEQTHDKKKKSLWERAPMLCMVLAALGIVALVIGIFIVKKSVEHNQILSHSETFYEGIFVENIPLDGLTMDQAREKVAAAVEGRYTWAVKVDCGGESYDVDNILTHNTDEILAEAFRLGHEGSDEERLSDITLLKRKAKYYTVSDSYEETKLEKAVANVAARYDVAAKNAALTGYDEEDGFQYSAEESGRQVDQEDLKTKLRAALDVQDYDAALAGKVSEVIPELNLEQAKEAYTCIAKFRTEANVNSEDRDHNVKLASDTINNTVLAPGEEFSMNALVGETNESQGYRQAATYAQGQVVPEFGGGVCQVSSTIYNAVVKSGLKTTERNSHSMTVSYVNLGEDAMIAYSYSDLKFVNNSSGNVLVLVDADGAEVTCYIYGIPVLEEGVSVMMDSKIEETLPIPEPEYVEDDTLAPGEEKYKSWGKEGYRVVTDLVVMKDGVEISREFLHNSTYNPQTPIIRRNSGS; the protein is encoded by the coding sequence ATGAAGATTACAGATAAAGAACAGACTCATGACAAAAAAAAGAAAAGTCTGTGGGAGCGGGCTCCGATGCTCTGCATGGTGCTGGCGGCCCTCGGGATAGTGGCCCTGGTGATAGGGATTTTCATAGTGAAAAAGTCCGTTGAGCATAACCAGATATTGTCTCATTCGGAAACCTTTTATGAAGGGATCTTTGTGGAAAATATTCCCCTGGATGGGCTTACCATGGACCAGGCCAGGGAAAAGGTGGCTGCCGCGGTGGAAGGGCGCTATACCTGGGCGGTCAAGGTGGACTGCGGAGGAGAATCATACGATGTGGATAATATCCTTACGCACAATACAGACGAGATTCTGGCGGAGGCTTTCCGCCTGGGGCATGAGGGCAGCGATGAGGAACGCCTGTCGGACATCACGCTTTTAAAACGGAAGGCCAAGTATTATACGGTATCCGATTCTTACGAAGAAACAAAACTGGAGAAGGCCGTTGCAAACGTAGCCGCCCGGTATGACGTAGCCGCTAAAAACGCGGCTCTGACTGGATATGATGAAGAAGACGGATTCCAGTATTCTGCGGAGGAGTCTGGACGGCAGGTGGACCAGGAGGATCTGAAGACCAAACTTCGGGCAGCGCTGGATGTCCAGGATTATGACGCCGCTCTGGCCGGAAAAGTGTCTGAGGTCATTCCGGAGCTTAACCTGGAGCAGGCAAAGGAAGCCTATACCTGTATTGCGAAGTTCCGCACAGAAGCGAACGTGAACAGTGAAGACCGGGATCATAATGTAAAATTGGCTTCCGATACCATCAACAATACGGTTTTGGCGCCGGGTGAAGAATTTTCCATGAACGCCCTGGTGGGCGAGACGAATGAATCCCAGGGATACAGGCAGGCCGCGACCTATGCTCAGGGGCAGGTGGTTCCGGAGTTCGGCGGAGGCGTGTGTCAGGTATCCTCTACCATATATAACGCAGTCGTGAAATCAGGACTTAAGACCACAGAGAGGAACAGTCACAGCATGACGGTCTCCTATGTTAATCTGGGAGAGGATGCTATGATCGCCTATTCCTATTCGGATCTTAAATTCGTCAACAATTCCTCCGGCAATGTTCTGGTCTTGGTGGATGCCGACGGCGCGGAGGTGACTTGTTATATTTACGGGATCCCCGTACTGGAGGAAGGGGTTTCTGTTATGATGGATTCCAAAATAGAAGAGACGCTTCCGATTCCGGAGCCGGAATATGTGGAGGATGATACCCTTGCGCCGGGAGAAGAAAAATATAAGAGTTGGGGAAAGGAAGGCTACCGTGTGGTCACCGATCTGGTGGTGATGAAGGATGGAGTGGAGATCAGCCGTGAATTTCTCCATAACAGTACCTATAATCCTCAGACGCCGATAATCCGCAGAAACAGCGGGAGCTGA
- the pyrB gene encoding aspartate carbamoyltransferase codes for MRHLLSPLDFSVDELNRLMDLAGDIEAHPVKYSEACKGKKLATLFYEPSTRTRLSFEAAMLNLGGSVLGFSSADSSSAAKGESVSDTIRVISCYADICAMRHPKEGAPMVAATKSRIPVINAGDGGHQHPTQTLTDLLTIRSLKGRLDNMTVGLCGDLKFGRTVHSLINALVRYTGIRFVLISPEELRVPSYIRENVLDANHIPYEEVRDLETAMPSLDILYMTRVQKERFFNEEEYIRMKDCYILDKSKLENAKPDMSILHPLPRVNEISVEVDDDPRAAYFQQAQYGVYIRMALILTLLGISVEG; via the coding sequence ATGAGACATTTACTGAGTCCTCTGGACTTCTCGGTAGACGAGCTGAATCGCCTTATGGATCTGGCTGGTGATATCGAAGCCCATCCGGTCAAATATTCCGAAGCCTGTAAGGGCAAAAAACTTGCCACTTTATTTTATGAACCAAGTACCCGCACCCGTTTAAGCTTTGAAGCAGCGATGCTTAATCTAGGGGGCAGTGTTCTTGGTTTTTCTTCTGCCGATTCCAGCTCAGCTGCGAAGGGAGAAAGCGTTTCCGATACCATACGCGTGATTTCCTGTTACGCGGACATCTGCGCCATGCGCCATCCCAAAGAGGGCGCGCCCATGGTAGCTGCCACAAAATCCCGTATTCCTGTGATCAACGCGGGCGACGGCGGACACCAGCATCCCACCCAGACCCTGACCGATCTTCTGACCATCCGTTCCCTGAAGGGGCGTCTGGACAACATGACCGTAGGACTGTGCGGAGATCTGAAATTCGGCCGTACTGTTCATTCTCTGATCAACGCACTGGTTCGCTATACCGGCATCCGGTTTGTGCTCATTTCTCCGGAGGAGCTGAGGGTCCCCAGCTATATAAGGGAAAATGTGCTGGACGCCAACCATATCCCTTATGAAGAAGTCCGTGACCTGGAAACCGCCATGCCGTCCCTGGATATTCTTTATATGACCCGTGTTCAGAAGGAACGGTTCTTCAATGAAGAAGAATATATCCGCATGAAGGACTGTTATATCCTGGATAAATCAAAGCTTGAAAATGCCAAGCCGGATATGAGCATCCTGCATCCGCTCCCCCGTGTCAATGAGATTTCCGTAGAAGTGGACGACGATCCCAGAGCCGCATATTTCCAGCAGGCGCAGTACGGCGTTTATATCCGGATGGCGCTCATCCTCACTCTACTCGGCATCTCAGTGGAAGGATAA
- a CDS encoding aspartate carbamoyltransferase regulatory subunit encodes MLNIGGLKNGIVLDHIQAGKSMDIYKYLKLDKLDCQVAIIKNARSNKMGRKDILKIEGGLDVVDLDVLGYIDHNITVNIIKDEKIVEKRTVKLPKKLTNVIQCKNPRCITSIEQELPHIFLLADEENQVYRCAYCEEKYK; translated from the coding sequence ATGTTAAATATAGGCGGATTGAAAAATGGCATTGTCCTTGACCATATCCAGGCCGGCAAGAGTATGGATATTTATAAGTACTTAAAGCTGGACAAGCTGGACTGCCAGGTGGCCATCATCAAAAATGCAAGGAGCAATAAGATGGGGCGCAAGGATATCCTTAAAATAGAAGGCGGCCTGGATGTTGTGGATCTGGATGTGCTCGGATATATCGATCACAACATCACAGTCAATATCATCAAAGATGAAAAAATCGTGGAAAAAAGGACTGTAAAGCTTCCGAAAAAGCTCACCAATGTCATCCAATGCAAAAACCCACGCTGCATCACCTCCATTGAGCAGGAGCTGCCCCATATCTTTCTCTTGGCCGATGAAGAAAACCAGGTATACCGGTGCGCGTACTGTGAAGAAAAATATAAATAG
- a CDS encoding NAD(+) diphosphatase, which translates to MSYCTECGTELKEKFLENEGMVPYCETCRAYRFPTYNVAISTIVYSPDSEKILLIKQYGRDKNILVAGYVNKGEAAEHALAREVREEMGLHVTECCFNESEYFAKSNTLMLNFASIVDSDDLSRMTKEVDYAAWYTPEEAKEAISHGSLAEKFLLRWLAKRKRYDKAYDSCLF; encoded by the coding sequence ATGTCTTATTGTACGGAATGTGGGACAGAGCTGAAAGAAAAATTTCTGGAAAATGAGGGGATGGTCCCTTACTGTGAGACCTGCCGGGCATATCGGTTTCCTACCTATAACGTTGCCATCAGTACCATTGTATACAGCCCGGATTCGGAGAAAATCCTTCTGATAAAGCAATATGGGAGGGATAAAAACATCCTGGTTGCCGGTTATGTGAACAAGGGAGAGGCGGCAGAGCATGCTCTCGCCAGAGAGGTGAGAGAGGAAATGGGACTTCATGTGACGGAATGCTGCTTCAATGAGAGCGAGTATTTTGCCAAGAGCAATACGCTGATGCTCAATTTTGCGAGTATTGTGGATTCAGACGATCTGAGCCGAATGACAAAGGAAGTGGATTATGCGGCCTGGTATACGCCGGAGGAAGCGAAGGAGGCGATCAGCCACGGGAGCCTGGCGGAGAAATTCCTTCTTCGCTGGCTGGCAAAAAGAAAACGGTATGACAAGGCGTATGACAGCTGCCTGTTTTGA
- the cysK gene encoding cysteine synthase A translates to MGRIYHGIEEITGHTPLLEMRRLTAGEGIEARILGKLEYLNPAGSSKDRVAVSMIEKAEADGRLSPGAVIIEPTSGNTGIGLAAIAAAKGYEAMIVMPDTMSVERQKLMTAHGAKLVLTEGALGMAGAIAKAEELAKEIPGSIVAGQFANPANPKAHYETTGPEIWEDTEGMVDIFVAGIGTGGTITGAGRYLKEMNPAVKVVGVEPADSPVLSGGQAGPHGLQGIGAGFVPEVLDTSIYDELICVTTEEAYEAARAIAAKEGILVGISSGAAVFAAIELAKKPENRGCSIAVLLPDSGERYLSTSLFGE, encoded by the coding sequence ATGGGAAGGATTTATCATGGGATTGAAGAGATCACAGGGCATACGCCTCTGCTGGAGATGAGACGCCTTACGGCTGGAGAGGGGATAGAAGCGAGAATCCTGGGAAAGCTGGAATATCTGAATCCGGCAGGAAGCTCGAAGGACAGAGTGGCGGTCTCCATGATTGAAAAGGCTGAAGCCGACGGGCGGCTTTCGCCGGGAGCTGTGATCATTGAGCCGACAAGCGGAAATACGGGGATTGGTCTGGCAGCTATTGCCGCGGCGAAGGGGTATGAGGCGATGATCGTGATGCCGGATACCATGAGTGTGGAACGGCAGAAGCTGATGACAGCCCATGGAGCGAAGCTCGTTTTGACGGAAGGGGCTCTGGGGATGGCGGGAGCCATCGCAAAAGCGGAGGAGCTGGCGAAAGAGATCCCTGGCAGCATTGTGGCCGGACAGTTTGCGAATCCGGCCAATCCAAAGGCGCACTATGAGACCACAGGACCTGAGATATGGGAGGATACCGAGGGCATGGTGGATATTTTCGTGGCTGGGATAGGAACAGGCGGGACGATTACCGGTGCGGGCCGGTATTTGAAGGAAATGAACCCTGCGGTGAAGGTGGTGGGAGTGGAGCCTGCGGATTCACCGGTCCTGAGCGGCGGACAGGCAGGCCCTCACGGCCTGCAGGGCATCGGAGCCGGTTTTGTGCCGGAGGTTTTGGATACTTCCATATATGACGAGCTGATCTGCGTCACTACGGAAGAAGCCTATGAGGCGGCGAGAGCCATCGCAGCCAAAGAGGGCATCCTGGTGGGAATCTCTTCAGGAGCGGCGGTCTTTGCTGCCATAGAGCTGGCTAAAAAGCCGGAGAATAGAGGATGCAGCATTGCGGTGCTGCTGCCGGACTCAGGAGAACGGTATCTGTCTACGAGCCTTTTCGGTGAGTGA
- a CDS encoding phosphatase PAP2 family protein, which yields MEWLGTLEHGILLFIQENLRAGWLNGFMKAVTSLGDVGWFFIVLGIALLLYPKTRKYGLFVLAALALDFVILNLGLKNLVQRARPFNQYSDLIPLVAAPRDFSFPSGHSGCSFAAACVLCLTLPKGKKIWGYALLVLAFLIAFSRLYVGVHFPTDVLAGMLIGFLCALAVALFCRRQQRKTAENHKKD from the coding sequence ATGGAATGGCTTGGGACCCTGGAACACGGGATTTTACTTTTTATACAGGAAAACCTGCGGGCCGGCTGGCTTAACGGCTTTATGAAGGCGGTCACATCCTTAGGAGATGTGGGGTGGTTTTTTATTGTCCTGGGCATAGCCCTCCTCCTGTATCCAAAGACCAGGAAATATGGACTGTTTGTGCTGGCGGCTTTGGCGCTGGATTTTGTGATTCTCAATTTGGGGCTTAAGAATTTGGTGCAGCGCGCCAGACCCTTCAACCAGTATTCGGATCTGATTCCGCTGGTAGCGGCGCCGCGGGATTTCTCTTTCCCGTCGGGACATTCCGGATGCTCTTTCGCGGCGGCCTGCGTGCTCTGCCTGACTTTGCCGAAGGGAAAGAAAATCTGGGGCTATGCTCTGCTGGTGCTGGCTTTTCTGATCGCATTTTCCAGGCTGTATGTCGGGGTCCATTTCCCGACTGATGTGCTGGCCGGGATGCTGATAGGCTTTCTCTGCGCGCTGGCGGTGGCTCTGTTCTGCCGGAGACAGCAGCGGAAGACTGCAGAGAACCATAAAAAAGATTAA
- the sigK gene encoding RNA polymerase sporulation sigma factor SigK: MKTFLKPLTISEERTFLEQLKQGEREAKDVLVERNMRLVAHIVKKYSQTDYEMEDLISIGTIGLIKAVDTFNPDRANRLGTYAAKCIDNEILMFLRAERKKGREVSLYEPIGTDKEGNVISLVDIIEAESKDVAEKISTDQDIKRMHEAYGEILSDREKQVIAMRYGLFGGKEHTQREVASVLGISRSYVSRIEKGALLKLRDVMDRKSL; this comes from the coding sequence ATGAAAACCTTCTTAAAGCCCTTGACTATTTCAGAGGAGCGTACATTTTTGGAGCAGCTGAAGCAAGGGGAGCGGGAAGCGAAAGATGTGCTGGTGGAGCGCAATATGCGCCTGGTGGCACATATTGTAAAGAAATACAGCCAGACGGATTATGAGATGGAGGATCTGATCTCCATCGGCACCATCGGTTTGATCAAAGCCGTGGATACCTTTAATCCCGACCGGGCAAACAGGCTGGGGACGTATGCGGCGAAGTGCATCGATAATGAGATCCTCATGTTCCTCCGGGCTGAGCGGAAGAAAGGCCGGGAGGTTTCTCTTTATGAGCCCATTGGCACGGACAAAGAGGGCAATGTCATCAGCCTGGTAGACATCATAGAAGCAGAGAGTAAGGACGTGGCGGAAAAAATATCCACGGACCAGGACATCAAAAGGATGCATGAGGCCTATGGGGAGATACTGAGTGACAGGGAGAAACAGGTGATCGCCATGCGGTACGGCCTGTTTGGGGGAAAAGAACATACACAGCGGGAGGTGGCCTCTGTTCTCGGGATCAGCCGTTCCTATGTGAGCAGGATAGAGAAGGGAGCGCTTCTAAAACTGCGGGATGTGATGGACAGGAAAAGCTTGTGA
- a CDS encoding LysR family transcriptional regulator, which produces MAMTLRHFRILQTVAETGSFTKAADRLYITQSAVSHAIREMEEEAGTELFDRLPRKVRLTPCGQLLLEEVTPILASCDTLEAHMGRLEYQAPLRIVSSITIASFWLPEALRSFHSEWPDTEVYVDVAPAAGAMNLLQKGKVDLALTEGTLPQGAYVCEIFASYSMKILCAPGYRKKPGPADVKELSQEKLLLREKGSAVRDTFDSALYLNGYAAYPRWTSVNSQALMEAAKAGLGITVLPEPLVEKEIRKGELIELEVPDLKLENELIAVRHRSKYVTMPMRGLLKSVRSCKGRTAKGQEIPQI; this is translated from the coding sequence ATGGCGATGACACTGCGGCATTTTCGGATATTGCAGACAGTGGCGGAAACGGGCAGTTTCACAAAAGCGGCTGACAGGCTTTATATCACCCAGTCTGCCGTATCCCATGCCATTCGGGAAATGGAAGAGGAGGCCGGTACAGAACTGTTTGACCGGCTTCCTAGAAAAGTGCGCCTGACGCCGTGCGGACAGCTTTTGCTGGAAGAGGTTACGCCAATCCTGGCTTCATGTGATACATTGGAGGCGCATATGGGACGATTGGAATACCAGGCTCCCCTGCGTATCGTATCAAGTATCACCATTGCCTCCTTCTGGCTTCCGGAGGCCCTGCGGAGCTTTCACTCGGAATGGCCGGATACGGAAGTGTATGTGGATGTGGCGCCGGCTGCCGGCGCTATGAATCTTCTGCAAAAGGGAAAAGTAGATCTGGCGCTGACAGAAGGGACTCTTCCACAGGGGGCCTATGTCTGCGAGATTTTTGCTTCCTATTCCATGAAGATCCTTTGCGCCCCCGGTTACCGAAAAAAGCCGGGCCCGGCGGATGTGAAGGAACTGAGCCAGGAAAAGCTGCTGCTTCGGGAAAAAGGGAGCGCGGTCCGGGATACCTTTGACAGCGCGCTGTATTTGAACGGGTATGCCGCTTATCCGAGATGGACGAGTGTAAATTCCCAGGCGCTTATGGAAGCGGCGAAGGCAGGTCTGGGAATTACTGTGCTTCCTGAGCCTCTCGTGGAAAAAGAGATACGAAAAGGAGAGCTCATCGAGCTGGAGGTACCTGATCTTAAGCTGGAGAATGAGCTGATAGCGGTCCGCCACCGGAGCAAATATGTGACCATGCCGATGCGCGGACTGCTTAAATCTGTTCGTTCATGTAAGGGCAGAACTGCGAAAGGACAAGAAATCCCCCAAATCTGA
- a CDS encoding chromate transporter: MSVSQNSVSSKESPKPGIKESCRLWFWLFRVNLFISTFTFGGGYVVVPMIRKYFVFQKRLFTEEELVSMAAVAQSTPGAIAINLSALAGYHTAGFAGAVISCAAAVIPPFAILSLVSLWYAAFASNHLIAAILKGMQAGVAALIVDLVADMCAMVLKERSILLTAMVPAAFCAVFFLNINVALILIVCCLLCILRIWQKQRKEKCDESFT, from the coding sequence ATGTCTGTATCCCAGAACTCAGTTTCCTCGAAAGAATCTCCAAAACCTGGCATTAAAGAATCCTGCCGGCTTTGGTTCTGGCTCTTCCGCGTCAATTTGTTCATCAGCACGTTCACCTTCGGCGGTGGGTACGTCGTAGTTCCCATGATCCGAAAGTATTTTGTATTTCAAAAACGGCTGTTCACCGAAGAAGAGCTTGTATCCATGGCCGCCGTCGCCCAGTCGACCCCGGGGGCCATTGCAATCAATCTGTCCGCCCTGGCCGGATATCATACGGCCGGATTTGCCGGCGCAGTCATAAGCTGCGCGGCCGCGGTCATCCCGCCTTTCGCCATACTGTCACTTGTTTCTCTCTGGTACGCCGCCTTCGCATCCAATCATTTAATCGCGGCCATACTGAAAGGAATGCAGGCGGGAGTTGCCGCGCTGATCGTAGACCTGGTAGCCGATATGTGCGCCATGGTACTCAAAGAACGTTCCATTCTCCTGACCGCTATGGTACCCGCTGCCTTCTGCGCGGTCTTTTTCCTGAATATCAATGTGGCTCTGATTCTGATCGTCTGCTGTCTGCTTTGTATCCTGCGTATATGGCAAAAACAGAGAAAGGAAAAATGTGATGAATCTTTTACTTAA